In Takifugu flavidus isolate HTHZ2018 chromosome 13, ASM371156v2, whole genome shotgun sequence, the following are encoded in one genomic region:
- the cep290 gene encoding centrosomal protein of 290 kDa isoform X3 — protein MAAFEWDKVMGIDPFSLRNWKKDQLDDVFNTLVLAERWDAEDRTPEDVAHVFRVFQALLKNWDLELQTAVNFISEDRGRKSRREQEFKGVGSDVHFLRDEIQQLEIQLEERERELTLLKKEMGREKNTREELVLRAEEAEEEVRKLKRENEQLQDDVGFYCRELNKKESVSSTDENADIQRKLSSANRQLYQCLDDLQRAEDENLELKTQNEQMQKNLEESVSEMEKMTDKFNKMKMVVQETDAKMDQLRKERDLAHLQVRELTDKIYQMTEEDDPVMATVNTYVEEWKKVLSVKDEELSVYRQMIQDLKEKLRVAQLDLDKNNIMDLQQALQERDEQVKTLTEQVVQYTREMEQQSQFLDGLKTSTQKDQGRASAVQQRKVEELKSKLKAAESRAAEEEEAAKLAEAHAEEKDKALIEALKRLSQLVSGNYDLEAAIAEIKECKHQIGVRDCEAESLTKEINQLSMKINQLVDENEHFRERLGLEPEQEVDLSEFRRAKELRQRQYKAENQVLTKEIERLEQERLELKQQIRSLAKEKGFSMSRSHLEEDFRLSSRFPDEELRHKNEFLEQELNKKEQELKLHKAEFDLRLNELSKVKRDLEVALKEVLQAMSTNAGTSSNPNLEPLGDISQTTDVTHKRTPSEFTLNLKTQIHQLVGRNEELRQELNSARKEAANNFSQSVRAEEKINQLEREVKLLRRAGSAEMSLRPLTLPNELEPSSAETISSLNEYAVRLLQELNNREELNRKLVVNLEEHREKLSVIAHQQGLLYREHISEKADWEKRMKTSLDTQKKLEEEKQTDTVKIQEFEELLDTLRKDPDNVRKQLSESLRKLTVLKVNEKKLSLRYAALLEEVQFLQKENDSLKVESTQMEVSVTKKVGELQRYKERAAYEVDVLQKALDESVSLSELERANKEYTELTVKYRDLLQRDSHLVQRSNNLEHLEAENECLREQISAMNKELEITKEKLNTLEQAWENICVTGENGKEKADKVLANNEIISVSKRLTTLELKELNERQRAEHAQKMYEQMRKSLMQVEERNAELEFKITELAQMNIEAQRVERELRDELVNSISKAVSDADRARIAELEKNEAELRSEVSNLQEVSNVAMMQASALRASQHSKQIEVEGLRRQLRDYQSQSDEKALIAKLHQHILALQLSESAALAKLESTTSHIQQLEVYKLRAERQLDTTQGALFNTRQEARNRTKRLRETIQSLRRQFAGALPLPQQEKFAVAFASLQEDRVKAQAEKKKAEEERRTAEWRAQELQAKHQSLQELLSTLKDGKGAQKVLEWHKKLEESRIQELRKGRELTAQKEENQYLKNLVEEQERSICGLENQVVQQNMLRDGMQLAWEQRESELERQLDQQEDENLSRAELNTDGPESLPDPSLPLAHQLEFALSRINEHVRTIASMKATCKSLDERLKDKDDALTKAERNVVSRDKVINELRLRLPAAANRERLLAEINMQEESDVQIALRMAQQTIRDLQERLEKKEDVLKKCHSHLTEARQERENMMKTHQLELRKLHQKLDSQADTSLDHFRQTAMQLMEKPAVVIPAGKHLEQLVELKQTVTEQDIFLSSITDKLNLTMMELENQKVLTETQAKEHAEATARLKEDHAAHVKALTAQMEDQRSQIMRLEKEMMDLQAELSAQKEANVRSPSNTMKNLVEDQKKQLTKKDRHIKGLCKALQELRAEMVATAERNVIANAAQKEESLNVQILVDKQTKDLKVQVQELSEDLQAARESAKAARSQEKSLKEEVTRLTSDLHTSTKTHRRLQAEREEREKEIQELKQQISRFKSALQLNQVDERSLTIENLQKKVRRLESELEKTPQSDSHGKTTDQLVRWEESKKWQAKMEKIKNLLKERERENETVSKQLRTLRELYGRLEQEKSALQKRTKARSVTTDQVVAAQTAEMENQMEELKKKNSELEAQISTIKLQQALPRDDALETLTTRNCYLEDRIHTLESHKEPSSRPSGVNSSRSGPVGSVIVDIEDGSSTGDGGPCKTSISPERIDDSSEHQKEPNHSQTEPQGRSTGVEDEVTETAGQVPDADPAGTASGYSEKGGEDVFQEIPDDSQVVMVKDREEQEGSHKSSAERDEPSERRRSEATSPEPSAAANSEQTCGAPPEAPGADEAEPEGAEADVGAEAQGPEEAKLKGDHSERSCSAEADPRLAVSEPPESLTCRKKDHMWKRDGRSFRHLKTSGRGTGTPSQRDQDLLKENTKLASENLQLRFQLEQQSLDNKQIPRLQNEVADLKEMYSIVKRERAELEKKLVHIRGPGLSGKTVPELEKTVGLMKKVVERVQRENETLKKSSASAALQQENLRLKNEIENLRSRSEAELNSRLESKTKEFEKIVMENERLRRALKREVESTQRLRVSKTSLEVTNEMLEAELDATNQRLREALSRPGGEVADRKTGRASVVTRMFENKINELEKELARKTSSVSELKRRLKETSQREEEAQITIRQLQDQVHMLRRFPSSAQTEGPSEDFQAMR, from the exons atgGCTGCATTTGAATGGGACAAAGTTATGGGAATCGATCCGTTCAGTCTCCGGAACTGGAAAAAGGACCAGTTGGATGATGTTTTCAACACGTTGGTTTTG GCTGAACGATGGGATGCGGAGGATAGAACGCCAGAAGATGTCGCACATGTCTTTAGAGTGTTTCAAGCCCTGCTGAAG aattGGGACTTGGAACTTCAGACAGCTGTCAATTTCATTTCAGAAG ATCGTGGCAGGAAATCAAGACGGGAACAAGAATTCAAG GGCGTCGGGTCAGACGTGCACTTTCTGAGGGACGAGATTCAACAGCTCGAGATCCAactggaggaaagagagagggaactGACTTTATTGAAGAAAGAGATGGGAAGAGAGAAGAATACCAGAGAGGAG TTGGTTCTACGAGCCGAGGAAGCTGAGGAAGAAGTCAGGAAGCTGAAGAGAGAG AACGAGCAGCTCCAGGACgatgtgggtttttattgcaGAGAGCTGAATAAGAAGGAGTCAGTCTCATCCACAGATGAGAATGCTGACATTCAAAGAAAGCTCAGTTCTGCCAACCGTCAGCTGTACCAGTGCTTGGACGACCTTCAG cgagcagaagatgaaaacttggAGCTGAAAACCCAAAATGAGCAGATGCAGAAAAATCTGGAGGAGTCGGTGAgcgagatggagaagatgacgGACAAATTCAACAAAATGAAGATGGTTGTGCAGGAAACGGACGCCAAAATGGACCAgctgaggaaagagagggatcTTGCCCATTTACAA GTCAGAGAATTAACAGATAAGATTTATCAGATGACGGAGGAGGATGATCCAGTAATGGCCACCGTCAATACATACGTGGAGGAGTGGAAG AAAGTTCTTTCTGTCAAGGATGAGGAACTATCAGTCTACCGGCAGATGATCCAGGATCTGAAGGAGAAGCTTCGCGTGGCCCAGTTGGACCTGGATAAAAACAACATcatggacctgcagcag GCTCTTCAAGAGCGAGACGAGCAGGTCAAGACGCTCACCGAGCAGGTGGTGCAGTACACCAGAGAaatggagcagcagagccagtTCCTGGACGGTCTAAAGACATCCACTCAGAAAGACCAAG GCCGAGCGTCGGCTGTCCAGCAGAGAAAGGTGGAAGAGCTGAAGTCCAAGCTGaaagctgcagagagcagagcagcagaggaggaggaggcagcaaagCTTGCAGAGGCCCACGCTGAGGAGAAAGACAAAGCTCTCATCGAGGCCCTGAAGCGCTTGAGCCAGCTCGTATCT GGGAATTATGACCTAGAAGCCGCCATTGCAGAGATCAAAGAGTGTAAACATCAAATTGGAGTGAGAGATTGTGAAGCAGAGTCCTTGACCAAAGAGATCAACCAGCTTTCCATGAAAATCAACCAACTGGTGGACGAAAATGAACATTTCAGAGAAAGACTGG GTCTGGaacctgaacaggaagtggacctcTCAGAGTTCAGACGGGCCAAAGAGCTCAGACAACGTCAGTACAAAGCAGAAAACCAAGTGCTCACCAAAGAG ATTGAAAGACTTGAACAGGAGAGACTGGAACTAAAGCAGCAAATCAGGTCCTTGGCAAAAGAAAAAG GGTTCTCAATGTCAAGGTCGCACCTCGAGGAAGACTTCAGACTCAGCAGCAGATTCCCTGATGAAGAACTCAGACATAAA AATGAGTTCCTGGAACAAGAACTCAACAAAAAAGAGCAAGAGCTGAAACTTCACAAGGCCGAGTTTGACCTCCGAC TGAATGAACTGTCAAAAGTCAAACGTGATCTTGAGGTGGCGCTGAAAGAGGTCCTCCAAGCTATGAGCACTAATGCTGGGACATCCAGCAATCCCAATCTGGAACCACTGGGTGAT ATATCACAGACTACAGATGTTACACACAAAAGGACTCCGTCTGAGTTCACCCTAAACCTTAAGACCCAAATTCATCAGTTGGTGGGGAGAAATGAAGAACTACGGCAGGAACTGAACTCTGCTCGCAAGGAAGCAGCAAACAACTTCAGCCAGAGTGTGAGAGCTGAAGAAAAG ATAAACCAACTAGAACGTGAGGTCAAGCTTCTCCGAAGGGCTGGCAGTGCTGAAATGAGCctgcgacctttgaccctccctAACGAGCTGGAGCCCAGCAGCGCTGagaccatcagctccctcaacGAGTACGCTGTGAGACTTCTCCAG GAACTGAATAACAGAGAGGAACTAAACAGGAAACTGGTGGTAAATCTGGAGGAACACAGAGAAAAGCTGTCAGTTATTGCTCACCAGCAGGGGCTCCTCTACAGAGAGCACATCAG CGAGAAGGCCGACTGGGAAAAGAGAATGAAGACGTCTCTGGACACGCAGAAGAAACTGGAagaagagaaacagacagacactgTTAAGATCCAGGAGTTTGAA gagctgctggacactCTTCGGAAGGACCCAGACAATGTCAGAAAACAGCTGAGTGAGTCTCTGCGCAAACTGACGGTGCTGAAAGTCAACGAGAAGAAGCTGAGTCTGCGAtacgccgccctgctggaggaggtCCAGTTTCTCCAAAAAGAGAACGACAGCCTGAAAGTTGAGAGCACCCAAATGGAGGTCTCTGtcaccaagaaggttggggagCTGCAGCGATATAAG GAAAGAGCAGCTTATGAAGTGGATGTTCTGCAGAAGGCATTAGATGAGAGTGTGTCCTTATCAGAACTGGAGAGGGCCAACAAAGAGTACACAGAACTAACGGTCAAGTACAGGGACCTCCTGCAACGGGACAGCCACCTGGTTCAGAGGAGCAACaacctggaacatctggag GCGGAGAATGAGTGTCTTCGTGAGCAAATCTCTGCCATGAATAAAGAACTGGAGATTACAAAGGAGAAACTGAACACTCTAGAGCAAGCGTGGGAGAACATCTGTGTAACCG GAGAAAACGGCAAGGAAAAGGCAGACAAGGTCTTGGCCAACAATGAAATCATATCTGTTTCCAAGCGCTTAACTACTTTGGAATTGAAGGAGCTCAACGAGAGGCAGAGGGCTGAGCATGCCCAAAAAATGTACGAGCAGATGAGAAAGTCCCTcatgcaggtggaagaacggaACGCAGAGCTCGAGTTCAAAATCACAGAG CTGGCCCAGATGAACATTGAAGCCCAGCGAGTGGAGCGTGAGCTGCGAGATGAGCTGGTCAACAGCATCAGCAAAGCTGTAAGCGATGCTGACAGAGCCAGGATTGCAGAGTTGGAGAAGAATGAGGCAGAGCTTCGCTCTGAAGTTTCAAA CTTGCAAGAAGTGTCCAATGTAGCCATGATGCAGGCATCTGCGCTGAGAGCCTCACAACATTCTAAACAGATCGAAGTAGAGGGTCTGAGGAGACAACTGCGAGACTATCAG TCACAGTCAGATGAGAAGGCCCTCATTGCGAAGCTCCACCAGCACATTTTGGCTCTTCAGCTCAGTGAATCAGCTGCCTTAGCCAAGCTGGAATCCACCACTTCAcacatccagcagctggaggtctACAAGCTGCGAGCCGAAAGGCAGCTGGACACCACACAGGGCGCTCTGTTCAATACTCGCCAAGAAGCCCGAAACCGCACTAAGCGTCTCCGGGAGACCATCCAGTCACTGCGTAGGCAGTTCGCTGGAGCACTTCCTCTTCCCCAGCAGGAGAAGTTCGCTGTGGCCTTTGCCAGCCTTCAGGAGGACAGAGTCAAAGCtcaagcagagaagaagaaggctgaagaggagaggagaacagcagAGTGGAGAGCGCAGGAACTGCAAGCCAAACATCAAAGCCTGCAAGAACTCCTCTCAACCCTGAAGGACGGGAAAGGAGCCCAGAAG GTCCTGGAGTGGCACAAGAAACTGGAAGAAAGTCGCATACAAGAGTTAAGGAAAGGTCGAGAGCTGACAGcccagaaggaggagaaccAGTACCTGAAAAACCTGGTGGAAGAGCAAGAGAGAAGCATCTGTGGGCTGGAAAACCAAGTAGTTCAGCAGAATATG CTTCGAGATGGAATGCAGTTGGCCTGGGAGCAGCGAGAGTCAGAGCTGGAGCGTCAGCTGGACCAGCAGGAGGATGAAAATCTGAGCAGGGCTGAACTg AATACCGATGGTCCAGAGTCCCTGCCAGATCCCAGCCTCCCTCTTGCTCATCAGTTAGAGTTCGCTCTGAGTAGAATCAACGAGCACGTCCGCACCATTGCCAGCATGAAGGCCACCTGCAAAAGTTTGGACGAG AGGCTGAAGGATAAAGACGACGCACTAACAAAAGCAGAGAGGAACGTCGTGTCCAGGGACAAAGTTATCAATGAACTCCGCCTTCGGCTCCCAGCTGCTGCCAACAGAGAGCGTCTGCTGGCTGAAATCAACATGCAGGAAGAGTCGGACGTGCAAATTGCCCTCAGAATGGCTCAGCAGACCATCAGAGACCTCCAGGAAAGACTGGAGAAAAAGGAGGATGTGCTGAAAAAATGTCATAGCCATCTGACTGAAGCCAGACAG GAACGGGAAAACATGATGAAGACGCATCAGTTAGAgcttaggaaattgcaccagaAGTTGGACTCCCAGGCAGACACGTCCCTGGACCACTTCAGACAAACGGCAATG CAGTTGATGGAGAAGCCAGCTGTGGTGATTCCAGCAGGAAAACACCTGGAACAGCTGGTTGAACTGAAGCAGACGGTGACGGAGCAGGacatcttcctctcttccatcaCAGACAAGTTGAATCTGACCATGATGGAGCTCGAGAATCAGAAGGTCTTGACTGAAACTCAGGCTAAGGAACATGCCGAGGCCACCGCACG GCTCAAGGAGGATCATGCTGCCCACGTGAAAGCTCTGACGGCTCAGATGGAGGATCAGAGGAGTCAGATTATGCGCTTGGAGAAGGAGATGATGGATCTGCAAGCAGAGCTGTCAGCCCAGAAGGAGGCCAACGTCCGCTCTCCCAGCAACACCATGAAGAACCTGGTGGAAGATCAGAAGAAACAGCTGACAAAGAAGGACAGGCATATCAAG GGTCTCTGTAAGGCGCTGCAGGAGCTGCGAGCAGAGATGGTCgccacagcagagaggaacgTCATCGCCAACGCCGCACAAAAAGAAGAGAGCTTAAATGTGCAAATCCTGGTTGACAAGCAAACCAAAGACCTGAAG GTGCAAGTGCAGGAACTCAGTGAAGACCTTCAAGCTGCCAGAGAGTCTGCCAAAGCAGCCAGGAGCCAGGAGAAGTCTCTAAAAGAAGAAGTCACtcgcctgacctctgacctccacaccagcacaaaaacacacaggcgtCTGCAggctgaaagagaggagagagagaaagaaatccaGGAGCTGAAACAGCAGATCAGCAGGTTCAAAAGTGCCCtgcag TTAAATCAAGTAGACGAGAGGAGCCTGACCATTGAGAACCTGCAGAAAAAAGTCAGGAGGCTGGAGTCTGAGCTGGAGAAGACGCCGCAGAGCGACAGTCACGGAAAG ACCACGGACCAACTAGTGCGCTGGGAGGAAAGTAAGAAGTGGCAGGCGAAGATGGAGAAGATAAAGAATTTACTGAAAGAGCGAGAACGTGAGAATGAAACGGTGTCGAAGCAGCTGCGCACGCTCAGGGAGCTCTATGGCAG ACTGGAACAGGAAAAAAGCGCCCTGCAGAAGAGAACCAAGGCTCGATCTGTGACCACGGATCAGGTGGTGGCAGCTCAGACCGCTGAGATGGAGAACcagatggaggagctgaagaagaagaactctGAGCTGGAGGCTCAGATCTCCACGATAAA GCTGCAACAGGCTTTACCCCGAGACGATGCCTTAGAGACTCTGACCACCAGAAACTGCTACCTGGAGGACAGGATCCACACGCTGGAGAGCCACAAAGAACCGTCCTCCAGACCCTCT GGGGTAAACTCCTCCCGCTCAGGACCGGTCGGTTCTGTCATTGTTGATATCGAGGATGGGTCCAGCACAGGAGATGGTGGGCCCTGCAAAACCTCCATCAGCCCAGAAAGGATTGATGACTCCAGTGAGCATCAAAAGGAGCCAAATCATAGCCAGACAGAACCCCAAGGCAGGTCAACAGGAGTAGAAGACGAGGTCACTGAAACAGCAGGGCAGGTTCCTGATGCAGACCCAGCTGGGACTGCATCAGGTTACAgtgagaaaggaggagaagatgttTTCCAAGAGATTCCTGATGATTCCCAAGTTGTTATGGTTAAAGACAGAGAGGAACAAGAGGGTTCACACAAGAGCAGTGCGGAGCGTGATGAGCCATCAGAAAGACGGAGATCAGAGGCGACGTCCCCTGAGccgtctgcagcagcaaacagcgAGCAGACCTGTGGAGCGCCGCCAGAAGCACCAGGAGCTGATGAAGCAGAGCCTGAAGGAGCAGAAGCTGATGTGGGAGCTGAGGCACAGGGTCCAGAAGAGGCCAAGCTGAAAGGGGATCATTCAGAAAGGTCCTGCTCAGCAGAGGCGGACCCCAGGTTGGCTGTGAGCGAACCCCCAGAGAGCCTCACCTGTAGGAAAAAGGATCATATGTGGAAACGAGACGGCAGATCTTTTAGACATCTGAAG ACATCAGGACGAGGCACCGGGACTCCCTCACAGAGAGATCAGGACCTACTCAAAGAAAACACCAAGCTGGCCTCTGAAAACCTGCAGCTACGCTTCCAACTGGAGCAGCAAAGTTTGGACAACAAACAAATTCCACGGCTCCAA AATGAAGTTGCCGACCTTAAGGAAATGTACAGCATcgtgaagagagagagagccgaGTTGGAGAAGAAGCTGGTCCACATCCGTGGA CCGGGTCTCAGTGGTAAAACGGTGCCTGAACTTGAGAAAACTGTCGGGTTAATGAAGAAGGTGGTCGAGCGGGTGCAGAGGGAAAACGAGACCCTGAAGAAATCCAGCGCGTCTGCGGCCTTGCAGCAGGAAAACCTCAGACTGAAG AACGAGATTGAAAATCTCAGGAGTCGGAGCGAAGCTGAGCTGAATTCCAGGCTGGAGTCTAAAACCAAAGAATTTGAGAAGATTGTAATGGAAAATGAGCGCCTGCGCAGAGCCTTGAAGAGG GAAGTGGAATCCACACAGAGGTTGAGAGTCAGCAAGACGAGTCTGGAAGTGACCAATGAGAtgctggaggcggagctggaCGCGACCAATCAGCGCCTGCGGGAAGCTCTGTCCAGACCCGGCGGCGAGGTGGCAGACCGCAAGACCGGGAGGGCATCAGTGGTGACGCG AATGTTTGAGAACAAAATAAacgagctggagaaggagctggcCAGGAAGACCTCCAGCGTGTCCGAGCTGAAGCGGCGGCTGAAGGAGACCAGCCAGCGCGAGGAGGAGGCCCAGATCACCATCCGCCAACTCCAGGATCAG GTTCACATGCTGAGAAGATTTCCCTCATCTGCCCAGACAGAAGGACCGTCCGAAGACTTCCAGGCCATGAG GTAG